The Gemmatimonadaceae bacterium genome contains the following window.
GTGGTGACGTTCCACCGCGACGGCTCGGCAAGCGAGGGCGGCGGCTTCTATATCACCAGCGTACGCGCAGCCAGCGCGGCCAGCTATCCGCAGCACAGCCGGCTGATCCTCGTCGAGCGCTCGACTGGGCGCGCGACGACGTACAAGTACCTGGATGGCGCGTGGAGAAAGGGGTACTGATGTCTCGTCGCGGCTTCACCCTCGTCGAGGTCGTGGTGGCCCTGAGCATCCTCACCGTGGTGATGCTCGCGCTGATCACACTCACCCTGCGCACGATGCATACCTCGATCATCTTCGACCGGGAGCAGGCGGCGCTGCAGCTGGTGACGGACCGGACCGACCAGATCCTGTTCGATCCGCGCTATGACGTGCTGGACTCCATCTATGTCGGGACGGAAAACAACTTCCCGACGCTGGACGGCCTCTCGCGCGTCACGACGTTCCGGCACGTCGTCGACTCCATCAACGACTACAAGAAGTTCACCGTGACCGTGTCGGGTTCGGGAATGGCGAATCCCATCGCCCGCACCATTACCGTGGCGGCCCCATGACCACCGCTCCGCGACTTCGGGCGCGGCCCGGCCTGACCTTGGTCGAGCTCACCGTCTCCCTGCTGATCTTCTCGCTGGTGATGGCCGGCGCGCTGTCGATGCTCAAGAGCGAGAGCCGCCGCTTCCAGTTGGGCGGCGAGCGCTCCGCCATCTACCAGAACGGCCGCTTCGCGCTCAACGAACTCGAGAAGGACCTCCGGACCTCCGGCGCGGGCGCGCCGGACATCCAGCCGCAGATGGTCTATCTCTCCGACTCGGTGTTGGTGTTCAACGCCAACTACTGGACGAACACGGCGGGCGACGTCGAGGCCGTGTACTACTCGGCCGATGCGCCGGACAGCGCCGTCGCGGCAATGCGCACCAACAGCAAGATCACGATTCCATACACGGCCATCCAGTACCCGGACACGAACTACCTCGTCGCGGGACTGAACTCCTCGGCCGAGACGATGACGTTCTACTTCCGGGCAGACTCCTCGACGGCCCGTACGGACGACTACATCCTGTGGCGGCGCATCAATAACCTCACGCCCGAGGTTGTGTCGTCGAACATCCTGCGGAGCTCGAACGAGCCGTTCTTCCGCTACTTCCGACTGTTTGCGACCTCGTCCGCGCAGTGGATCGACACAGTGCCGCGCAACCAGCTGCCGATGCGCCACCAGCGGCCGATCCATCTGGCCAACAACGACACGGGGACGCTTGCCCGGATCGACAGCATCCGCGGCATCCGCGTCAGCTTCACGGTTACCAACGGTCGCGTGGGTGATGCGGCCGGCGAGCAGACGCGCGCCCTCACGCGCCTCATCCGCCTGCCAAACGTCGGCCTGACGAACACCAAGACCTGCGGCGACGAGCCGCTGTTCACCAGCAACGTCACGGGTGTCGCCGGCGTCATGCCGGACAGCGTGACCCGCTTCGTCCGGATCAACTTCCTCCGCTCCGTGGACGAGTTGACGGGCGAGAAGGACGTGGAGCGCTACGTCATCTGGCGCCGCGGCCTGCTCGCCACCGACTGGGGCGACCCGCTCGTCACGATCCCGGGTGGCGACTCGCTGTACACCTACATCGACCAGACCGTCGAGGCCGGGCAGTCGTACCGCTACGCCGTCTCCGCCCAGGACTGCACGCCTTCCCTGTCCTCGCAACGCACCTCTTCCATCATCCTCGTCCTATGAGCCTCCGCGTCCATTTCCATCGACGCCGCGCCCTCCGCGCCCGCCGCGGAATGGCGCTGGCGCTCGTCCTGATGGTCTTCATGGCCGTCGCCGCCATCGCGGCCGGCGCGTCGTACCTCGGCCTCAACACCACGTTGATCCGGGCCTTCCACACGCGACTCTCGCTGATGGAAAGTGTCGCCGACGCCGGACTCGAGCAGGCGCGCTCCGCGCTGAACGGCAACGCGAACCTCTATCCCGATACCGGATATGTGGTCTACGAGAACGCCGTCGCGGTCACGGACGCGGCGGGCAACGCCATCCCCGGCGTCCGCCGCACCACCTATGTGGGTCCCTCCGGTATCACGTCGGGACAGTACGGCGTGTTCGGCAGTGCCGTCTCTGTGGTCACCGACCAGTTCGGCAACCGACTCGTGCGCCGCATGGAAGTGATGCAGGAAAGTTTCGCCAAGTACGCCTACTTCACGGACGTCGAGGGCAATATCGTCTTCGGCGCCAACGACGTGTTGTACGGGCCGGTCCACTCGAACGACCGCATCCGCATCCAGACGGCCAACCCCGGCGCGACGTTCTGGGGCAAGCTCAAGACGGCGCGGGACATCGTGAATCGCAATTGGGGCAATTACAATGCGGGCTACGAGGAGAATGCGCCCGAGATCCCGTTCCCGGAGACGCAGGACCTCAACAAGCTCCTCGCGCAGGCAACCCTCGGCGGCACGAACTTCACCAGCTCCACCGCAGGCGGCGCCGGCCAGGCCACGATGCGCATTGAGTTTGTCGCGCTGGATCTCAATGCAGACGGCGATTCCACCGACGCGGACGAGGGCTTCTTCAAAGTCTACCGCGTGGCGAACAACAACAACGCGTGGTTTGTCGTGGCCGACACCACGGGAAATTTCGGCTCCAACGGATTGCGCGATTCCCGCAATTGCGGCCACACGCTCTCCAGCGGCACGGGCAACCACTCGGCGTTCAAGACCTTCCGGCACCACAGCGGCAACTCGAACTCCTCCGACCAGAAGCCCTGGGCCATCAACAACGGCCAGAACCGCCATTGCTATCTCGGCGGGTCGGACGTCCTGAACGACTGGACGTCGCCGGCAGGCCGCTTCCTGGCCACCGATTCACTCGGCAGCTGGATCCAGTGGACCGGCACGGTCGATGCCCGTGTGTCCGCCGTCCGACCGCAGGATGCCGCCTACCTCTGGCCATTGTCCCGCGCCCTCAATCCGAACTTCAAGGGCGTGATCCACGTGACCGGCAAGGTCGCGGTCAGCGGCAAGCTGCGCGGCTCCCTCACGTTAGCAGCCACTGGCAACATCATCATCGTCGACCACCTGACCTACGTTACGAACCCAGGCGGCACGACGCCCTGCAACTCGGCTGAGCGCGACATCCTGGGCCTGTTCAGCGGCAACGACATCTATATGGCGCACAATCTCCTGAACTCGCCGTGGCGCGCGGGTCCTGGGACGACCGGATCGCATCGAACCTGGGCGAATCGCAGCTCGGATGAGTACGTGCACGCCGTGGTTCTGGCGCTGGGCCAGTTTGGCGCCTACGCATACGACGAGGGCCCGACCAACGTCGAGGACTGCTCGGGCACGAACAACGAGCGCGGCTGTCTCTACCTCACGGGCGGCATCATCCAGTACTCGCGCGGTCCGGTGGGCATCACGGACGGTCGCGGCTACACCAAGCGCTACCAGTACGACGCCTGCGCGGGTGCCAACCCGCCGCCCTACTTCCCCACCACCGGGCACTTCGTACGAGGACACTACTACGAAGTCGAGCCCTCCAACTTCAACATCGCCACCTACTGGGCGAGCCTGGTCCCGGCCCCGTAGTCCTGTGCGCTAGCTGAGTTCGCCCTCGCCCCGAGGGCGCATTGCAAGTCGCGAAGCCTCGAGGATCCGGTCACGGACCGCCTCGAGGCTTCCGGCTATCAGGGCACCGGAAGCCCGTGCGTGCCCACCGCCGCCGAACTGTCGGGCCAGCGCGTTGACGTCCACGCCGGCGACGCTCCGGAAGGACACCTTCACCTTCCCGTGGCCGAGGTCCCGGAACAGCAGCGCCAGCCGCACGCCAGCAATGCTTCGCGGATACTCGGCCACGCCATCGAGGTCCTCGCTGTTCACGCCGTGCTTTTCCAGCGCACCGGCGACGAGGCTCACCCACGCGAGTCCGTACTCTAGGTCCACCTGCAGCGAATCGAGGGCATCGCGCAGCAAGTAGAGGCGGCCCACCGGCACACTGCCATAGATGCGCTTGTACATCTCCTCGGGGTCCACGCCGACAGCCAGCAGGTCAGCGGCGATGGCCAGCGCCCGCGGCGACGTGTTGGCGAAGCGGAAGCCCCCCGTGTCCGTCACCAGCGACGTGTACAGCGACTTCGCGATGGAGGGCGAAATCTGCAGCTGCTGCTCCTTCGCGAAGTCATAGACCAACTCCGCCGTCGCACAGGCCGCGGTGTCGCTGAGCAGGATTCGACCCGGCGGTTCCTCGCCCGGCAGGTGGTGGTCGATGACCAGCGCGTCCTGCGGCATCGCCCGCACCGCGTCCGCGAGGTTGCCCAGGCGCCCGAGGTCGCTGATATCGAGCACGATGAGCCGATCTGCGTCGGCCAGCGCCGCCGCGCCGTCCAGCGAACGGTCCTCGACGTCATCGCCCAGCAACCAGCGAAACAGCTCGGGCCACGGCGTCGGGTTCACCACGTAGGCGCGTACGCCCAGCTGGCCGAGCAGCCGAGCCAACGCGGTCTGCGAGCCACAGCCATCCCCATCGGCATTGATGTGCGTGCTCAGCGCAACGGTCATCCCGGGCCGGAGCTCGGCCACGATCTTCCGAATGGCCGCGCGCCGCGGCGGCGGCACCTGCAGCAACTCACTCACTGGACGTCGCGAGCCGTGAATTGAAGCGGCCGTACACGAAGTAGATGACCAGGCCAATCGCCATCCAGACGCCAAGCCGCGCCCAGGTGTCGGGCGGCAGGCTGTACATCAGGTAGCCGCAGACGATGATGCCGCCCAGCGGCACGAAGGGCACCAGCGGCGTGCGGAACGGCCGCTCGATGTCGGGCCGACGGCGGCGAAGGATCAACACACCCGCGCAGACGATCATGAACGCGAACAGCGTGCCGATCGAGACCAAGTGCCCGAGGATGCCGATCGGGAAGAGGCCGGCGAACACCGCGGCGAACACGCCCGTGATGATCGTGGCCAGCCACGGCGTCTGGAACTTTGGGTGCACCTTGCCGAAGACGGGCGGCAGCAGCCCGTCGCGGGACATCGCGTAGAAGATGCGCGGCTGGCCCATCAGCATCACGAGCACCACCGAGGCCAGGCCGGCAATCGCGCCGATGGTCGCGGCGTACTTGAGCCAGGACAGCGCCGGGCCGGCCGCGTCGAGTGCCACGTACACTGGCTCCGCCACATCCAGCTGCGGGTACGGCACCATGCCCGTCATCACCAGCGCCATCAGGATGTAGAGCAGCGTGCAGATGGCCAGCGAGGCGAGGATGCCGATCGGCAGGTCGCGCTGCGGATTCCTCGCCTCCTGCGCCGCCGTGGAGACCGCGTCGAATCCGATGTAGGCGAAGAAGATCACGCCGGCGCCGGCAAAGATGCCGCTCCAGCCGAACTTGCCCGGGATCGCCGCGCCCGTCACGGCGTCCGTCAGCGCCGGCGGGATGAACGGGCTCCAGTTCGCCGCATCCACATAGAAGAAGCCGAATGCGATCACCAACAGCACGATGCCGACCTTCACGTACACGATCAGGTTGTTGAGC
Protein-coding sequences here:
- a CDS encoding type II secretion system protein, with the protein product MSRRGFTLVEVVVALSILTVVMLALITLTLRTMHTSIIFDREQAALQLVTDRTDQILFDPRYDVLDSIYVGTENNFPTLDGLSRVTTFRHVVDSINDYKKFTVTVSGSGMANPIARTITVAAP
- a CDS encoding prepilin-type N-terminal cleavage/methylation domain-containing protein, whose amino-acid sequence is MTTAPRLRARPGLTLVELTVSLLIFSLVMAGALSMLKSESRRFQLGGERSAIYQNGRFALNELEKDLRTSGAGAPDIQPQMVYLSDSVLVFNANYWTNTAGDVEAVYYSADAPDSAVAAMRTNSKITIPYTAIQYPDTNYLVAGLNSSAETMTFYFRADSSTARTDDYILWRRINNLTPEVVSSNILRSSNEPFFRYFRLFATSSAQWIDTVPRNQLPMRHQRPIHLANNDTGTLARIDSIRGIRVSFTVTNGRVGDAAGEQTRALTRLIRLPNVGLTNTKTCGDEPLFTSNVTGVAGVMPDSVTRFVRINFLRSVDELTGEKDVERYVIWRRGLLATDWGDPLVTIPGGDSLYTYIDQTVEAGQSYRYAVSAQDCTPSLSSQRTSSIILVL
- a CDS encoding bifunctional oligoribonuclease/PAP phosphatase NrnA; amino-acid sequence: MSELLQVPPPRRAAIRKIVAELRPGMTVALSTHINADGDGCGSQTALARLLGQLGVRAYVVNPTPWPELFRWLLGDDVEDRSLDGAAALADADRLIVLDISDLGRLGNLADAVRAMPQDALVIDHHLPGEEPPGRILLSDTAACATAELVYDFAKEQQLQISPSIAKSLYTSLVTDTGGFRFANTSPRALAIAADLLAVGVDPEEMYKRIYGSVPVGRLYLLRDALDSLQVDLEYGLAWVSLVAGALEKHGVNSEDLDGVAEYPRSIAGVRLALLFRDLGHGKVKVSFRSVAGVDVNALARQFGGGGHARASGALIAGSLEAVRDRILEASRLAMRPRGEGELS
- a CDS encoding amino acid permease, giving the protein MGLWSTKSLAVLTQEASGEGEHTLKRSLTATNLTLLGVGAIIGAGIFVLTGTAAAQHAGPAIVISFMIAGLGCAFAGLCYAEFASMIPIAGSAYTYGYATLGELFAWIIGWDLILEYLFAASTVAVGWSGYFVQFLSDLGINLPSALVNAPFSIEGTHTLVRTGAIINLPAVALVLLMTTLLVLGIKESARLNNLIVYVKVGIVLLVIAFGFFYVDAANWSPFIPPALTDAVTGAAIPGKFGWSGIFAGAGVIFFAYIGFDAVSTAAQEARNPQRDLPIGILASLAICTLLYILMALVMTGMVPYPQLDVAEPVYVALDAAGPALSWLKYAATIGAIAGLASVVLVMLMGQPRIFYAMSRDGLLPPVFGKVHPKFQTPWLATIITGVFAAVFAGLFPIGILGHLVSIGTLFAFMIVCAGVLILRRRRPDIERPFRTPLVPFVPLGGIIVCGYLMYSLPPDTWARLGVWMAIGLVIYFVYGRFNSRLATSSE